The DNA sequence GCTGCTTTTCTATATTTGCACCTTCCATGttcacaaattgatttttttttaatgcaacatGTATTTCAGAATCGAATGAACTATGAGGATTTTATTGAAGAAAAAGAATATGTAATCAGTtccttttgtttcattatttgcAAGATAATTTTATGCCTTCAGTATGACCAAAAGTGCCTTATTCTGAAACTCTTTAAAATGCACTGATTATAAATAAGTACTTGCACAATAATTCCAGTTTTGGAACATATTTTTTCCCTTGGGATATTTTATGGTTCTGGTGGCTTTATTAATTCAAATGTGAATGTTGATTATGGCTAATATTATTGAGTTGGAGCTTCTTTCCTAATGCCTGCTTATACCTGATTTTGGTGCCCCTCAGGTGACTTGCAGAGATTCCTAAACAATTGTTCCAAATGGGATTGTGAAATAAATTCCAGCTCATGTTTTTGCTGACAAGCACAACTCTTAACATCTTTGGGGGGAACAGGAATGACAGTGAACAAATCATTTGTGTAAAGTCTGCTCTGGTGAACATGTCGGTGTTTGAACTTATTGATgattcctttatttttcaggttgaaGTCAACCCTATCTTTGGTTAGTTTTTGTTGTCTTAATTTGTTCTGATCATCACTTGAAGTAGTTgttcattatttgctgttttcaAAATACTTGTAGGGAACATACTTGTGAAAAGGTTGAACCATCATTgtttgatcaataattataataaaatgtttgtaaaactgATATTGCATATctctttttaaaaccattttaacAGATTCAAATAATCTAATATCACTCTGTAACaaatctacagtgccttgcgaaagtattcggtccccttgaactggtcaacctcttgccacatttcaggcttcaaacataaagatataaaattctaatattttgtgaagaatcaacaacaagtggaacACAAtaatgaagtggaatgaaatttattggatgtgtcaaacttttttaacaaataaaaaactgaaaagtggggcgtgcaatataattcggcccctttactttcagtgcagcaaactcactccagaaggtcagtgaggatctctgaatgatccaatgttgtccaaaatgactgatgatgataaatagaatccacctgtgtgtaatcaagtctccatataaatgcacctgctctgtgatagtctcagggttctgttcaaagcgcagagagcatcatgaagaccaaggaacacaccaggcaggtccgagatactgttgtggagacgtttaaagctggatttggatacaaaaagatttcccaagctttaaacatcccaaggagcactgtgcaagcaatcatattgaaatggaaggagtatcagaccactgcaaatctaccaagacccggccgtccctctaaactttcatctcgaacaaggagaagactgatcagagatgcagccaagaggcccatgatcactctggatgaactgcagagatctagagctgaggtgggagagtctgtccataggacaacaatcagtcatacactgcacaaatctggccttatggaagagtggcaagaagaaagccatttctcaaagatatccataaaaagtcttgtttaaagtttgccacaagccacctgggagacacaccaaacatgtggaagaaggtgctctggtcagatgaaaccaaaatccaactgttaggccacaatgcaaaacgatatgtttgacgtaaaagcaacacagctcatcaccctgaacacaccatccccactgtcaaacatggtggtggcagcatcatggtttgggcctgctttttgtcagcagggacagagaagatggtcaaaattgatgggaagatggatggggccaaatacaggaccattctggaagaaaacctgttgggagtctgcaagagacctgagactgggacggagatttatcttccaacaagacaatgatccaaaacataaagccaaatctacaatggaatggttcacagataaatgtatccaggtgttggaatggccaagtcaaagtccagaccaatccaattgagaatctgtggaaagagctgaagactgctgttcatgaacgctctccatccaacctcactgagctccagctgttttgcaagaagaatggacaagaatttcagtctctcgatgtgcaaaactgatagagacaaaccccaagcgacttgcagctgtaattgcagcaaagggtggcgctacaaagtattaacgcaagagggccgaataatattgcaatctccacttttcagttttttatttgttaaaaaagacacatccaataaatttcattccacttcatgattgtgtcccacttgttgttgattcttcacaaaatattagaaatttatatctttatgtttgaagcctgaaatgtggcaagaggttgaaaagttcaagggggccaaatactttcgcaaggcaccgTATGCAAGACACAAGTTAGTTTTTAAACTTTGAGATGTACCTGAAAACCAATTTCCCCcaaacatatataaaaaaaacactgatatAAAAGACAGGATTATAGGAAAAAAAGCAagacaaaaaaccccaaaactgaTTAGCTAAAGCAGTTACATGCAACGTGTTGAATTATCCAAAGATGATCAGCTCAGGAACTAACAGTTGTTTACTGTATAGTATATGTTTGTAgatagcagtttttttttccaattagtttaacagtttttaatcTATCAACTCCAGTAAAAGATAATCGAATGCTAAAGTTAGAAACAAAGTGTCTTCAGGTAACCTGTAATTAGAATTATTACATCATCAAAACAGGACACATTTTTTCTCTAAGTATTAGAAAAGGCAGCAACCCTTAAAAATCGGGTGCAGCCAAACCTCCAATTAAAGAAGAATTACACTGTGTTGTGTTTCTAAAgttctacagaaaaaaacataaactgagcctggttctgctggaggtttcttcctgttaaaagggagtttttcctctccactgtcgctacatgcatgctcagtatgagggattgctgcaaagtcaacgccagtgactgtccactgtctctacatgttcatccaggaggagggaatgctgcaagtcactgactggatgcaatctgctgggtttccttagatagaaaaactttttatccaatttgaataaataattgaatctgactgcactgttcaatgattaggattaattggtatgtatgtacctgactttgtgaagtgccttgagacaacatgtgatgtgaattggcgttatataaataaaactgaattgaattgaatacattTAAGGTCCAAGACATTTCTTTTTCCAGCACGTCACGTGATAAGACCGTCCATGTTCATTGGCCAGCCTTTGCTTCGTGTTTATTTCCGGAAGTTAGTTAGTTGTCAGTGTCAGACTTTTCAGACAACCAAAGCGTTAATCTACGGTGGCGCATTGACAGGTAACCAATAAAATTCATGTACATTTAAACCAATTTGGATATATTTATAAAGTCGTGTGACTAGTCCGTATTTGCCCGGTCGATATATTCCTGTTTGCGGTTGTACATTTAGCCATTGTTAGCAGTTAGCTGTGGTTGCTCTCTGTAGCTGACGTCATGGACTTTTGCCTTTTAGTCCGTTGGAAAAATAACATAATTAGACACAATCCATGACTGGGACAATCACACAGGTCTTTTGTGATTTGAAGTATGTTTGGCCAGACATCTAAAATGTTTCATCGGGGTGCTATCACGGTGAGATGTAACCACGGCATCATAAAAGTGACGTAAGAATCCCTTCACATTCGCTTACAAACGTCGCGTGTTTTATAAATAATCAGTTCAAAGAGCTATTCACGAGCTAGTCGGCTTTGTTAGCTACAAGGTAAACGTGTTGGCATCATTAACCTGTTGTCACTGTGTTGTAGCCTTCCCTCTGTAGGTGTGACCCTGTCCACATAATGGCCCATTGGTTTCACAGAAACCCGCTGAAGGCAACAGCGCCGGTGTCCTTTAACTTCTACGGTGTGGCAGGGAGCCCGGCTGCCAACAAGATATGCAAGTATGTCTGATGATCTACAGCTAATGCAGAACAATGTTACAACTGTGTTATAACTGTGTTTATATCTTCATTGTGGCAATTCTTAGTGGGTAGGACATATTAGGCTGCAATTTAGTCCTCAAAGATGATGTGTTTTAAGCAGGGAAAATGGCAGGTAAAAGGATTCAACAGGGGACAAATTGTCCAAGACTGCATCTTTTGTGGGGTTTTTCCCCCTCTGTATTGACCCATATTATGGCTGCACAAAATGTTGCGGGTATGTCACCACAACACTATTTATATTGCAAAGGGCTGCCTAGAAGGCAACAATTGTGTACTAATGTGTTCCGAACTTTCATGAGTTTGCACCTGAATGCCGACAGTATACGAAGCCTTTCAGAAGGAGTCTCACTGCGGTGGATGCCTGCATCTGTCACAGGTTACAGTGCCCAAGATGTTAAAGGTTTCAAGACCAGTGAGGAAAAGTCAGATTTATAGCAACGGATATCATTGTAGCAAGTCTTTACCAATAATATCCCCAACAGCATCATATTCGAAAATATTGATGCTGTCCTAGTCAGAACATCAGTAACCTGGCAACAGGGTCATAGAAGGTTCATTTGATGCCCCAACACTATTTGGCCAGCTGTCATAATGTGAAACCTTTGCCATACATTCTCAACACAACaggtaatagaaaaaaaaaaaaaaaaagatcactgTTCTGTTCGGCATCATCGGACACATTCTCAACATTCCTCTTTTGTTctattttgattttgaaaaaATACGAGACATGCTCTCAATTTGTGGGACGGGAGAAAAGAGGCTAAAATGTGGAGCAGTTTTACACATAGCAGCTGCTCAGTGTATCTACATGTGATCAGTCTGAAAACTGTGGCAATGCACATGACACAATGGGGTAGATCTACACATGCCGGGCAGTTCAGCATGTGGGAGGGGGCAGATTTATACCCTGGGGCCTAAACTGCCCTGATCCTGTAAACAAACACCACTCATTTCAGTACTGACCAATACCCTGTACCAGAAGCAGCTCAGAATCTAAAACCAGTGAAGCTGGAAAGTCAAATGACGCACAGCTGGTTTCCTGTTTCTGTAGCTGCAGCATGGACTTTCACAGATGCTCATCTGCTGCTGTTCGTCAGAGTCACATCTGTAACGAAAATCCTGTTTTCACACAAGCAATCATCATAATAAGCTAAATCCCAAAACATAAGGAAGACATTTTGAATGGCTCTTAAAGCACTCTGTTACTGCCTGTAaagttcattttttgtgtttgcgTTTGACCAAAAGTCATTTGAATAAAAGCCAAGTACAAGCCAATGTAGCCtctttgttaatttatttagaaGGGGAAATGTTGGTAAAAATGGTAGTCACAACATCCTTGAAAAGACAAATAATCTAATATGAAAAAATAGTGTTTCAGCTTAGCTATGAGCTGATTAGCAGTACAGTGTATGCCATCTTTTTAAAAGACAACAACCCTATCAACCCAAGACATGCTGAAAGTTTAAGCTTCTTTTGATGCAATGTCAAAGAAAGTGTCTGCTACTGGAGTTTTCTCCCTCTAGAgcaggggtctccaactccagttttagatgcatccctgctgcAATACACCTAAATCCATACATGGCTTGTTAGCAGGCCCCTCCCTGCAGATGACATGCTGAGGGGACAATtcagtcatttgattcaggtgtattgaagcagggatgcatctaaaagttacaGGACAGTAGCTCTTGAGGACTAGAGTTGGAGACCCCTGCTGTAAGTATAGGCAGCACAGAGTATTGCTATGCGGTCCCCGCGCCACCTGTTACTGAGCACTACCAgttcagctggctgaaagaagaccACTATGTGTTTTCCCTTATATAAAGAAAAGATTAATTcggctttttaaaaatatttccggTTGCTAAAAACACAGACAGTCATGGGTTGGAGACTAAGGGAGAGCCACCCATCACTTCTATTaaggtaacactgttttaaaaccacAGTTTGCATGCTACATGCTAGCTGACaagctgttttaaataaaataaatagatcaTATGATACATTTTTCTTACATTGTTACTGTAATGCAGTCAAGCTGTGCTGTTTTTATCTTACAATTATGAATCTCATACCAGCCCATGCCCAGTGCAGCAGGTATTGCATAATGCTGTGGAAACTGACAGATATTGTGGTATTCTTGGTATTCCGACTGCTCTTTTCCAGAAGCAGAAGATTATTTTAGCAATACATAATAAACCAGTTGAGCGAAGGTGAGTAAATATGTCTTGGTTATTCATTCAAACTCCCCCAGGTTTTACATTTGGAAAGTAACTCAATTAAGTGACAGGGTTATGTGCAGATATCTTATGAGCAGAGAGTCGACACTCATACTGTCTTAGCAACAGAATAAAAAGTGTCAGCTGATGGCTGTCTGTGTGACATGTTTAGTGACCTGAGGACAACCAGAGTGAGGCTGCTGGAGATGTTCACTGACTCCACCTGCACCCCAGAGATCATGAAGAATGCCTCGGATGCATACTTCTCCCTGCTGCAAGGCAAGCTCACTTGTCTCAACCTTATATTCTcagcacatttttctttaaattcagttATTAGAGTTTTTGTTGGCCCTTTGCCAGGAGCATATGCACTACAATCCGTCCCTTTCCACTTCCACATCATAGCTATAAACTAAACATTTCGATTCAGACGTACTGTAATTTGGTAGTATATTATTTTGATCTATGTGGTTCTTATCCTAGTATGGTCCAGTTGACTTTTAGGACACAGGGTTATGACCCTTGAAGAAACCAGTATAATCAACCTACTGCTTGATGTTCATATTTATTTGAGTCATTTAACCACATTTTCTTATATCAGACTGtcagtaaaataaagaaattgaatttaaattgttCGTTGTCATGTATGTAAAGTCAGGTACTAGGCAACCAAAATGTCAAAGGTACAACATAACCAAGGGGTAAACACTCTAAATTCATTTATTAACTTGCACCTAAGAAACtacttcagtgtttttatttatttttttctatttgccaTGACCGACAGGCTTTATCATGTCCCTGGATGGAACTACACAGGAGAACAAAATGAGATTCATCCAGAATTTTAAGTGGACTGACACCTTACAAGGAAACATCCCCAGGTATCAAAACAATCTCTTTGAGGCAGCTGTAGCAGTTTTGATACCCAATGTGGGCAGATTCTCCCACATTGATATAAAGTTCAGATTGTAGTTGTTTCTTTAGACATTCTAACTCCTCGTCTCTCTTTGGCCCACCATTAGTGCCCAACAGGATGCTGTCTTTGAACTGGTCTCTATGGCCTTCAATGTAGCCATCTGGTACACCAAGTTTGCCTCGAAACTAgctgggaaggaaaagtaagtGTCTTTCTTCCTGCATCAGTTTACTCAGTcctgcatttaaaataaaaaaatgcccCTTTTCACAATTCCATGCAACTTTCCAGAGGTCCTGTTCAGATGTTTGATTGGCTGAAGTTATAGCCTTGAAAGCTGAGAGTTAAATCCATGTTTTTATACTTTTCATATGAAGTCTACGTCCAAAAACACCAAGCCGCTTCTaacctacaggggttgaacaatgaaagtgaaacacctgtcattttagtgtgggaggtttaatggttaaactggaccagcctggtagccagtcttcattgattgcacattgcaccagtaagagcagagtgtgaaggttcaattagcagggtaagagcacagttttgttcaaaatattgaaatgcacacaacattatgggtgacataccagagttcaaaggaggacaaattgttggtgcacgtcttgctggcgcatctgtgaccaagacagcaagtctttgtgatgtatcaagagccacggtatccatggtaatgtcagcataccaccaagaaggacgaaccacatccaacaggattaactgtggacgcaagaggaagctgtctgaaagggatgtttggatgctaacccggattgtatccaaaaaacataaaaccacggctgcccaaatcacagcagaattaaatgtgcacctcaactctcctgtttccaccagaactgtccgtcaggagctccacaaggtcaatatacacggctgggctgctataaccaaacctttggtcactcatgccaatgccaaacgtcagtttcaatggtgcaaggaggacaaatcttgggctgtagacaatgtgaaacatgtattgttctctgatgagtccacctttactgttttccccacatccgggagagttacggtgtggagaagccccaaagaagcgtaccacccagactgttgcatgcccagagtgaagcatggaggtgcaTCACTGCCatggactactgaaccattcttgaggaccatgtgcatccaatggttcaaacattgaatcctgaaggcggtgccgtgtatcaggatgacaatgcaccaatacacacagcaagaatggtgaaagattggtttgatgaacatgaaagtgaagttgaacatctcccatggcctgcacagtcaccagatctaaatattattgatccactttggggtgttttggaggagcgagtcaagaaacgttttcctccaccagtatcacgtagtgacctggccactatcctgcaagaagaatggcttaaaatccctctgaccactgtgcaggacttgtatatgtcattcccaagatgaattgatgctgtattggccgcaaagggaggccctacaccatactaataaatgattgtggtctaaaaccaggtgtttcagtttcattgtccaacccctgtatgtatacaCTAATGTGCCACTTTATTACGTACACCTTGCTAGCTCTGCATTAAACCACCTTTTACCTTCAGAACAAGTCTTTATGAGATAGATTCAATGAGGCCTTTGAGGTAGAGTGAATTCATTagcatgttcaagaaaccagtttgatcATTATCCTGCCAGGATCAGAAGATGATTCTGTAGTCATAAAGGGGTGGATATGGGAGGCAACACTTGGGTAGATGATCAGTTGGTAATAAGGGGcctaaagtgtgccaagaaaatatcatCCACACTGTAAAACCACCACCAGTCTGAACTATTGATACACAGCAGGATGGATCCATTCTGTCATGTTgtttacaccaaattctgaccctagcATCAGACATGGCAATATTTTTCCAGGACAGGAGCTGAACCTGGTGTGGTCTCcagctgctgtagcccatctgcttcaatgTTAGACGTGCTGTGCTTTCAGGGATCATATTCTCCACACCTTGGTTGGAACGAGTGATTATTTGAGCTACTCTTGCCTTTTAATCAGTTTGATGCAGTCTTCTAATTCTCCTTTAAACCTCAGTCAGCAAAAAGTGGgtaaaaatcccagtagatcaggaGTTCCTGGAATCCTCACACCAACAATGCTACATTCAGTAACTTTAATGCCCCTTCGTcctttttttgttacatttaagttttaattttataaatttttatttttatttttaaattttttattgctTTCCTCCTTATTCAGACCACTCAACTGTAGCAAGTTGTCTTTATCCcatctagatgcctaaatgcgCTGAGTTGGTGACATGTTATTGGCTGATTtattaaacaattaaacaggtgtacctaataaagtgaccatTGTGTGCAGCAGAGCAACGCTGGTATCACTGATTATGAAAACAGAATGACATACTTAGGAGAAATAGACATATACTGCTGCTAACAATGTCCTGCTGAAGAGTCAttcgtttatttattttattttgataaataaaatgttaaatcatCACCAAAAGAATTTTAATTTCCCACATCTGAGGCTGGAATGTCTGATATTAGAGGTTAGGTGAACATAAATGTTGGAGGAACGAGAATCATCCTTCTCTGAGCTGGAAAAGTCATGTAACATCACCCCGCATCATTTATGGaagctttttgttgtttttatttctaagcTGGCAGATTTCTAATAAACTGCCAGCGTTGTGTTTTTGCTCACTTTCTGAAATTGCAGTTGGTTGCCTCACCCACAAAAGTGCTATCAGACAACACAGAACATCATAATGACATTCTTGTAGCATTCTGACAGTTTGCCTCTCTAACAGCATAACGGAGCCTGAAGCCAAGGATGTTCACAAGAGCCTGAAGGTTGCTGCTGGAATATTCAAAACTCTCAAGGTGAAGCAGATGCACAGACCATTAAGCTTTAACATCTGGATGATAGAGACATCTTCTGCCATTTTTCTACATGCAGATTTCTAATAGCAGTGAAGGATCTATACGCTTTTTATCTTTTGGTACCGTTTCTATAGGAGGTCCACATTCCTCGCCTCATCACCCCGGCTGAAAAGGGCAGAGATCTGGAGCCCAGAGTGATGGATGCGTATATCATCCAGTGCCAAGCCGAAGCACAAGAAGGTAGTGTTAGACTAAATAACAGGAGCCGGGATACATGCATGACATAAGCATGTAATATGAGCCAGAAGTTTAATTACCTGTGCAGCAAATCAAGCTTTATAAGCTTTAAGAATCAGTAAAGGTTGATCATATCTACCTGACcataaactgaataaataacCCTTTTATTtaagcgtgtgtgtgtgtgtgtgcacttgAGATGGTGGGGAATATGACTGTGGTTAGTTTTTGTCTATATGTTTGTGATTACAGATGTGACAGGATAAAGGATTACATGTTGGACTTATTTCTAGATGTTTGTATGTCATATTTCTATAATAATGAGCAGTTTAAACTATCATTACGAGTTCTACTATTTTATTCACTCTGTTCTAATCATTCTAATTCATTTCATCATTTGTCTCAGtgattttgaatatttatttatttttgtcgtGCTGCTCATTTGAAACAGAGCCGAAtattctttgtcatttttccaGTGACGATTGCCAGAGCCATCGAACTGAAGCACAATGCCTCACTGATTGCAGCTTTGGCCTATGAGACGGCGAACTTCTATcaaaaagctggtcagtgtTTTTTATACCAGCAGGTAACAAAGACAAAACTACCGGTTTTTAAGTCAGGTACTTAAGTTCAGCtagtgtacagtgccttgcaaaagtattcctatcctaaacttttttcatattttgtgacTGTATCACCCCAAACCTCAtggtattttattgtaattttttggGATCAGCAACAAATGTGGCTGGGGGAAAAAGTtcatacatgattttcaaatttgtttACAATGTGGCCCTACTACTAGATCAAATCTTGtccaaccagttgccttcagaagtttcTAAATAGTAAATAGAGTCTACATGTGTAAATGTTAAAGTAGAGTAAGGTTATCAAACAACATCCTAAGCTTTGAGCatctcacagagttctgttcaatccatcatctgaacatgaaaagaggatggaccaactgcagatcTACCAGGACACGGACCTTCACCTAAACTGACCggttgggcaaggagagcattagtcagagaagcagccaagagccctctggtatctctggaggagctgcagagatctacagaccatgcattccacaaatctgacctttatttaTGAGTGGCAATTGTTAAATAAAGCCAAAATAAGTCCTGTTTGCAATctgccacaagtcatgtaggagacacagtaaacgtggaagaaggtgctctgacaGTCCACAGCTCCCTAAAACACCACCCCCCATGGTCGTGGCAGCACCATGTTGCGGGGCCgctttctcttcagcagggacagcgaagctggtcagatttgatgggAAGGTCGAtggagcaatcctggaagaaaaccagataAAGGCTTGACACTGAAGCTTTTGTTCTCCTCCCAGTGGGGCAActatcctaaacatacagcaagtACTACAAGAGCAAGAGATAGATCAAAGCGTGTTCATgagttagaatggtccagtcaaagtccagccctAAATCGGATTCAGAATCTGTAGTAagttgttcacagatgttcccCATCCAGTGTGATTCAACTAAGATAGATTAGCTATTATGCaaagaaacagcaaaaactttgtgttgatctgttgcATAAAGTCTTAATTAAAAACACTAAAGTTGGTGGTTcaaagtttaaggggtatacATACTTTTGTACAGTATCCTCAGAAGAGAACAGCATGGAATGGTTTTGTCGTCTACATATATATAAACCTTTACAGTTTTCTAGTGTACACAGGTTTAAATAGGTTtataaaagactttgtttttatctgtgtgtCTGCAGACCACACGCTCAACACTTTGGATCCAGAGTACAGCAGCAAGTGGAGGAAGTATCTGCAGCTGAAGCAGCACTTCTACATGGCTTATGTGAGGTGACACACAGCCGTAGCTTCGCTCTggataaaacaacaaacactcgTATTGAAACATCAAATGTCTGTCCGTTTCTGCATTGCAGGCGTTCTGCTACCATGGCCAGACACTGCTGGCCAGTGATAAATGTGGAGAGGCTATCAGATCGCTGCAGGAGGCAGAAAAATGTACGTACCTGCATACAATGGGAGTGATATTTGTTTCATTCGTTCAAATATCTGTTTATCCAAGTATTTCTTTGAGGAATTTCAAGAAGGcgctatattttctttttaataccaTGAAAACGGTGTGTTATTATGAGTACCTGCACTGCTTACATGAGTTTGTAACTTTAGACTATAAACGTATACACACTATTATGTGTCAGTCGGCCTCATGTTGCAGCAGTTTCTACTTCACTTG is a window from the Girardinichthys multiradiatus isolate DD_20200921_A chromosome 15, DD_fGirMul_XY1, whole genome shotgun sequence genome containing:
- the brox gene encoding BRO1 domain-containing protein BROX; protein product: MAHWFHRNPLKATAPVSFNFYGVAGSPAANKICNDLRTTRVRLLEMFTDSTCTPEIMKNASDAYFSLLQGFIMSLDGTTQENKMRFIQNFKWTDTLQGNIPSAQQDAVFELVSMAFNVAIWYTKFASKLAGKENITEPEAKDVHKSLKVAAGIFKTLKEVHIPRLITPAEKGRDLEPRVMDAYIIQCQAEAQEVTIARAIELKHNASLIAALAYETANFYQKADHTLNTLDPEYSSKWRKYLQLKQHFYMAYAFCYHGQTLLASDKCGEAIRSLQEAEKCYSRAEALCKEYRQTKGPGSTAKPSEQLFFLKLGALIKTTLEKCQRENGFIYFHKVPAEPPQLELKASYGLAEPVPFELPPLSEQCTPEVYATFDLTKGAKNDKAKPKDEEVKPVKEPDLKPQKDTGCVIS